The Betta splendens chromosome 12, fBetSpl5.4, whole genome shotgun sequence genome contains the following window.
ACCGTCAtgctacatacagtagtaaCCAGACTTTACAGACCCGAGGCTTCCGTGAAACCAGCTgtgctgactgacagctgagccTCATGTGTTCCACCTCGTGCATCATCTTTGATGAAGCATCGGTTCCAGTGTGTTGATGGTTGGTTTTATGCACAGGCTGTTTGGACACAGTGGAGCCTGTAGTGCCTGCGGTCAATCCATACCCGCAAGTGAGATGGTGATGCGAGCCCAAGGCAACGTCTACCACCTTAAAGTGAGTGGGAGGAACAATGACATCATCTCATCTTTTCCATCCTAATGTGGCACCGGCGTTTACCAGAAAGTCTGTATTTCTTCCTAGTGTTTCACTTGTGCGACCTGCAGGAACCGCCTGGTCCCAGGCGATCGCTTTCACTATATCAACGGGACGATCTTCTGTGAGCATGACCGGCCAGGAGCCGTCCTGCTCAGCGGACACCCGGCTCCAATGCAGGCCAGCGCCGTGATGTCGGATCAGAAGGTGAGGGGCCGCGGGAAACGGGGGGTGCAGCATTTCACTAAGAAACTAAAAAATGTTTGACCGTCCAACAAAACCGCTCATGAAAGCAGCCAAAGAGCAGCCGAGGTCCCGTTGACGTGGACGTCAGAATATTGTTCTGATCATCGTATTGTTGTATTGTTGTCCTCACAGGTGTGCTGAGGAGGAGAACGGAGAGTCCAATGTGTGCCTTGCCCTCGTGGATCTTCTAATGAGAACTGGATCAAATAAGACAAGATTCTGCCCAATTCACTCCTGTAACTGTTGCTCAATACTCAAAAAAAACCCTTCTGTCTTCTGGATTCCAGCCCTTAAAGTTAAAGTTGGACATTATGCTCAGTGAGTAAGTTCCTGTTGTTTCCAGCATCAAAATTAATAAATGGTAACTGGTCCTGCACTTGTGTCACGCTTAGCGGCCCTCAAAGCGCTTCAACGCTGCATTCGCATTCACCCGTACACACTCATACATTGAGGGGCAGTTTGGGGctcagtgccttgctcaaggacactttgcAGATGGCCCAGGAGCCAGGAATCGAACCACGGATCCTGTGATTGGTGAGCGGCAGCTCTACCTCTTGAGCCATTGTTGCCCTAAACCTTTCTTAAACATTGGGTTTTAATCATTGTGCCACCTACAGACCAGGTGTGGTAGTAAACTGTAACAAGGCTTCACTTCTGtatgatttcatttattttgttaaacaaaCTCTAAAAGCATTGGTGAGAAACTCCTTGAAAATATTATCAAAGTGCATGACAGCGACTGAATTGGAAACAATGGTCAGATTTACAGGCTGATCATTCAGCACTTTTGTATGAAACTATTTCCACTCTGCTATTTGTCCTTTAATCAGCCTTTGGTGACTGAATACTGTGACGCTTGGAGACACATAAGCATCAAACAGCCCTGTGTGATGCTCCACAGCTACTAGCCCTCTCCCTTCTAGCCACAGCATCAgtgttaagttttttttttttattattgtagtCCAGGTTTTCTCTGTTTTAGTTAGTGtaaactttttatttattaaagttttCCCCAACTCTGTGGTTTCATACTCTCTGGATCTGAGTCCGTCCAAAGGTCAGTCATAgactccatcctccatccatccatactcCATCTTTTATGGCAGATCATGACATGTGGCTGTTATATTGGACCAAAATGATCAAATTCTgataataaaaattaattttcaTCTGATGTGTTAATTGTGTGTGAGCTGTTTCTAACTGATACTTCTCCCACTGTGTATTGGAACACAGTTTGGTCCCTGTACTGAACTGGCTTTACagcctggtcctggttctggtcctggttctggttttggTCCTGGTCTTGGTTCTGGTCCTGGCTTCTTGCTGATCTCTTATTTTTTCCTCTACCTTTTCTTCATCTTACCTtctccatgtacagtatgttgttcaTATTGGCCTCATTGCAGGGCAAACAGATGAAGCATAGCGACACAATACAACAGGCGaatagaaataaacacaacacaggaaACCAGCAAGAACCTGACAACTTGTCCTGGAAGCTCAGCTATTCATGAGGAAAGTGAATCACTGTTCTCAGACAGTGACTTAAAGTCTGGACTCTACAAAGATCACTGAGGCTCTGGGCACTTTTGGCTTCTTTGAAAAAACTCAATCCCACAAATTTATTTTGACAGTTAAACAAAAAGTTGCTGTTTAACATGTGAAGAACACAGTTtatgttttatacatttttagaCTGTAGCTTGTACCATTGTTGGAATTTTTTGGGGTGAACTGTTATTTTTACTGTTAAGAACTTTTCCATCTTTAGCACTTTTCACATCACTTTTATTTCACCACTACTACAGCACCTTCGAGGTTTAGGTTTCATACTGTACTGTCGGTTTGATGTTGCTCTTATTTACTCAATTAACCTATCTCACAGCaagttatttagttattttatttttgataaATAATTTGATGAATGatgataaattaattaatatggACTAAATTAGTATGGTGGGTTTAATTTGTTCCCTTGAGCAAGTACTTATTGTGATTGAAAACTGATCCTTAGTTAAGTTGATCTGTGTGATGAAGGTGACTCCACAATAGTCACAGCGAGCTCCTAAAACACCTGGGACCCAGACATCTTGCTTGTCAGAGAATCAAAtacttttcatttattaaaatgctGCTAAAATAAATCTTCCATTGAAATTAAAAACTGATCATTTCTTTAAGTATAAAACCACTCTACTGTCCTTACATGCAGTCATGACTATTTGGCTAAAGCTACTGCAGAAGTGCAAAACATCTCAGCTCCTTCAAACTAAGAATGGTTTGCAGTTCTCAGACAAACATGGCTGATTCCCCACAGGAATGAGATTTCAAAGGCCTGAATCACAGCCATTACAGACGCAATTAAAGTGGGATGCGCTGGAGGCCTGCGTGGACTTTAGGCGCTCTCCAGTACTGCTGCCTAATGAGGCCTAATCTGGTGAGCTGGTCTAATTAAAAGGGAGGCAGCTTCTTCCGGTGAGGTTGTTTTCTGCCTGATGGAAGCAAAGTACAAAGCACCATGTGTTGGTTCCAATCATAGAGACATTGTTGCATTTTTGTTTGAGTTACAACATGTGACGGGACATATCTTGCCTGTTTGAAAGTCTCTGGTTGGAAtcattgttttgtctgtgtctttttcagtttttctaTTTCCATTTGCCATTGAACCTGCAACAATGTTAATTTGTAGGGTCAGTGTTTTCTGTGGCTTTTCACTGAGCAAAATTAAAGGCTGAAGGAAAGTTCATTGGGCAGTGCAGGCCCACGAGTAGCAGTGactcttcaaaataaaggtccAGAGAACTCAGTGGGTACCCCCCTTTACACTGATGAAACTGTGAGCAGGCCTGGTTGAACAGTCACAATACCAAACCACAGAACCCGTCTGAActgaaggcttttatttttgtcttttgtttgtcaGGCTGGTGTGTCTGACCAATAACTTTAAGTATTGACCCTTGAATAAAAATCCAGTGGGTTTAAGAGAATACTAAATTAAGATGAAGATTTATCAATGAAGTAAGTTAAAATACAACTTTACATATGATGGTTTCTTTACATACTCAAAGACGATTCTTGTAAAATAAGGTCTGAACATGAGtctaacatactgtaaactgttCAAGCACATGGGGACTGTTCCAAGGCCACTGTTTAGTCCTTTCCATAATGCAGTACCTTTGGGTCTAGATTTAATTGGGATTGagttttgtttgtattattgGTCCATAAGctgatttaattattaattgaaacaTTAGATATAACTAATGTTACTCCACTGACAAAAGGTGAGTTTATAAGCAATTTATAAAAACACGGTTCTCCATAGGTGCCGTGTTCTGGTGTCAGATTACTTGACACTGGGACCAAACACTTAATTAAAAAttgtaattaataattaaactgaAGTTGCTGTTGTGACGTTTAATTATCAGACAATGTACACAGACTATAGATAATGATATAATGCAATTTAATTAATCTTCAGGGGTTTAATAACCAACATAGATTTTGCAAGTTTCACATATAGAACGGTTGTTCAGCCTTTTCTGCAGAATCATATTTCGAGGCATCTCTAGGTATAAACACATTGACACAAGTGAAGCCCATACATAAATACACCTATGGatatattattacatgtaaTCACTTAATACTTTGTTATGCAAGCAGTACCTATGGCTAAGATTAAGGAGCCTGTTTATAGATTCTGGTGTtgtgtgtcccactacaaggtagGTAAAGCTGTAACATAACATTTTTTACCAAAGGGGTGAGACAgagccctgcgatggactggtgacagGCTCCAACACCCCtgggactaagcggtagaaaatggatggaatgGGTGGACGGGTGAGACAGATCTTGGAGCATGCTCAAATGTCTGTCTCACCTTTTTggtgaacaatgccacttgtgaaagccgtGGGTGATGAGATGAACCCGGCCGCTGCACCCAGACCAGCGAGTGGAGGAAAGAaacctagcagccagggagcccacacaccttcaggtccaggatGGCCGGTgatgcgacccaagccgcccacacgaAACCccccagacagagctgcagagtgttTTTGACTTTGAGCAGATGTGTGTATTTGCACATCTGCTAAATAAAGCTGCAGAAATTGCACAGTGATGAGTGATGGATCTATTCAAGGCATTAAGCATGACGCAGTTATGGTCCAGAAGGAACTTTTTTTCCAGTATAATCAACTTGTCAACCTGTGTTAAGATGATTCCAGTTAtcttgttttcctgcttttttttgtaataaaaactGTTTCCTACTACTTGTCGCTAAATATTTAAGCCCTTAACAAAAAACCCTAAACTCTGATAAACctttaatgaaaacaaacctaAATAGCATTTGGTTACTATCGCGTACAGTATGTACGCGATAGTAGCTGTTTGCCTTTTTAAAGCTCTTATTTTTATGTATAACTGGGATATGAGCTGCGTCTGTGAGATGGAAGGTTGTAGAAAAAGGGCGGTGGAGTAGTGATTTCATTCAATCACAGTATGTTGAATAATTAATCTGATCATCTTAATTAGTTCAATTAAGTGGATTTGACCACAGAACCTTGCCATATGGTGCAAGCAACAAAAGTGGGGGGTTAATTGAAAGTAAAATAATGAGGGTTTTAATTAACTGGTTCCCTAGACGTCAGCAAGCAGGATGTAGAGTTGTAATTAAAAAGTCCCGTATTGCTGGCAACATTCTGTCTCCCTGTTTTAATAATGGCAAGGCCTCCATTCACCTAATTAAATATGGAAATGAAATAGCAACATTGACGACGCCTGATTGTGTTTTACAGCCCACAGCAAACCTTTGTGCACCTTCTAAAAATTCTGttaggagaaagaaaagagctCAAAGCAGAAGCTTCATACAAATAAAAACTCCCTCATATTCATAAGTAAATGATAAACATCTAAACATCCCTGCAAGAACCcataaatttatatttaataagaCACCAACAACAAACATTATGTCACAGAGCAATATTTTAGAATTAGTTTCATTTGCTTATCAGATCTGGTCCAGATACTCATTTAAAGTCATTATAGTTCACATCTGGACAGAAAAGACAAGTGGTTCATGGATGATGGTGTTTATCATCATGAGGCCACCGCTCTCTTCAAAAGGAAACAGCACTGACAGAACCAACCTCATCCTGGACCTCAAGTATCTTCTTGGAAATCTGCCTAACCATTTTAAATACATAATAACACATCAAAGGCTGTACAAGAACATTGGATTTTTTGTTTGACTGTTAAAAATGAAACAGTTGTATGGAAAAAGACAACatttctaaatttaaaaaacattttatattttaaaagaaatccacctgaaatatttataaaagGCAGGAAGCTAATGTGGCTAATGCTAAGATGGAACGGAGGTGAAGCAATCATTTGGAACTTTTGGATGTTTTGGAATATGGCATAAATTGGTCCAGTAACATGTTCTGAAAAAGtaaatccttcaaaataaaagcagaagccGAACAGAGACCCGAATGTGGAGTTAGGAAGGTTATTAATGTCTCCATGCAGTTCTTTCAACACTACCCAGGTGATTTCACAGTCATTTACACTGAGGCTCAGGTGGCCTCAGTGTCACACTTCAAAGTTAGGGGGAACAACCCACCCACGGGTAAATCGACAGGAAGGATACAGGAGGTAGATAAGGCTGAAGACAGTACTAACAGTACTATGCCATGAACAGCCAGAGACTTTGGATTGAGCCATGTGACCTTGTTCACAATTTGAGTGACCaagttaattattttattactaaTATTGTTTTAATAGCTCATGTTTTGTGGTTTCAGGCTCAGGCAGTCTTTGGGGTGGTGTGGACGGTGTGGCCAAACGTGGACCCCTGCGGAGCCAGAGGAGGTCCACACAGTTAATGTCACTGCCAAACGTCTCAAACATAAACATCTGAGCCAAGAGCTGGGGACACATTTcactgggtcaaaggtcatcgtCTCCAGACTGGTTACTCAGTCTCCGGATCTTGTTCAGTtagtacacatactgtactttacctCTAAAATCTATAATTGCCTAATTAAATTCACACGCAAACCCTAATTAGACCCCTAAACATGAAGCCAAGGGCATTTTATGGAGGACATTTGGGGAATGTTATAATGAGGACACGGTGCCGAGAATAACCTTAGTCGTCAGTCCGAGCTGCACCcggctaacacacacacacacacacacacacacacacacacacacacacacacacacacacacacacacacacacacacacacaatcaaaaaTCTCTAAGTCAGACATGCTCCTGCAGgtttcaaagtgttttttccACTTAGCGCTTACACAACCATCAGCTGTTTCCACTCACATACCAGCATCCACCTTGTTCTCCTGCCTGCAGATCCAACCCGGTGTAAGTTTCAATCTTACCTTAATtggcaggaggctgcagctggaacaaTGTTCAGACCAACATCAAATCCCTTCTGGACCGACATACGCGTTCTCACAGGAGACCATCCAGTTTAATGATGGTTACTGGGCTTCTGTGTGGTCACTAATAGGCAGCTGCAGTAGCCAGAAGGGagctgccccccaccccccagccaACTCATCCACAGCCCACACTCATGAAACTCGTACTGACCCCACATCAGCCACCAGTGTCCAGGGATCACTTGGGATAATGCTCACCAGCTTTTGATAAAGTCCTCAGCTGCCCTGTTCATGCTAAACATAAACTTCTCTTATTATCCTACCTCTTATTTTGTCTGGCTTGtctttataaaatattttataccAGTATCAACAATTAATTTCTCATAATTTAAGACAGGCCCATTTTATTCTAACTAGCATTTTAATTTCACCCGTAATGTAGGTTTACATATATTATCTGCACATCAACAGTAGATTTTAATTATTGTAACTGAGCAGACCTCTATTCGTGTGAGCTGGAGGGCCAGAGTGTGATGTCAGTGTAATTAAATTAAGTTTTTCAAATTAAGCACAAGGTTTGCCTAAAATGCTTTAATCAGCCATAGACAATGTAAGAAGTTTTCTAAGGACTGGCTCTTTGTGCCCTCTTCCACACAACTCCAATGTGACTAATGATGGAGCCTGGGGGCTAATGAGCAAACGATAAGTTAGTCTCTTGACCGGGGGTCATTATTTCCATTCCTTCTTTTAACATGGAACGCAGCTGCCCTTTATCTTTTTCCACTGTCAGGATTCTCTCAGACAAACTCCAGGTTTCAAGTCAGGATACATTTGGTTTGGCTGAAGACAAGCAGAAAGCACAAGCAGCTCATTCACagaagcaaaacaggaaacactttTCCCTTATCTCAACAAATCCCCTGCAATACTTTCCAGTTACTCAAAAAAAAACTAAGTGCCTCATTTCTAGCCTTGAACTGTGAAAAGCCATTCAAACTGACCCAACACTacaaagctgctgaagctgaacgAGCCTACAGAATCCAAAGAGGCACGTCTCATATTTCCCCAAGATCAGGCCACCATCTGTTGAGTAAATAAACCTCTTCATTGGGTGTGAGgtaatgcattttaatttgCTGTAATGTGTTAGTCATCTGTAGGAAATTACTTGTGAGCACCAAAAGGCACCGAAGCATTATGAGAGAAAGCAGCTGGGTGACCAGATGAagtctgcagcagaggaagacagGTTCCGTTGCACTGTCAGAAGTCCTGATCAGAccagagatagagagagagagagacaagagtCTTCTCTTTGTAGCTGGAACAAGTGTGAGACCTAATTTGATATATTTGAAAAATGATTCTGTATTATTCTTCAATAGGACTCAGCTCCTTGTATGATTTTCCATAAATCCAGGAAGAAACATAGATTTTCCAAACTAATTTCAAAATCTGAATCATGTTAAGagttaaacatgttttaataactAACAAACAAGTTTTGATGCAAAGTTAGTAAAATAGAATCCAGATAATCAATAAGGTGAATTCCAATGCTTAATTATTCTCATTgaatattaaaaactaaaaacacaaacaagaaagTAATAAAGGGACCAATGAAAAAGAGAATCACTGCACCAACAAAAACTTGACAAAACAAGGTGTTTCCAAGTATAAACACTATCAAGGGaaatatagaatagaatagaaatactttattgatccctgaGGGGAAATTACTTTTGGCCCAGATGCTCCATGCAAGATAAGAAATTACCATTTAAAAACAGATCATTCAAAACAGATCATTCAAAAAAATCTAACATATAGACATAAAAAtagaatataatatatacatacaaaaagtATGTAtgtagtatgtatgtatgtaaaaagTAAAACTCACAAATAAGAAACCAATATGGTTATGAATGAATGACGATGTCTGATCACAGAGATTTCAGGGGGAGGAGTTATGAAGATTGACGGCCACAGGAAGAAAAGACTTCACTTCACTTTAGAGGTCTCATCACCCATCCTCAGACACCCCCCCATAGCTTAAGCAGTATTCTCCTGTTTAACACTACTGTTATTTATCGGCTTCACTGGTGAGTTTGTGGAGCCTATTCCCGTCTGCAGCTCTTAGTCCACTGCCCCAGCAACCAACAGCAAACAGAACAGCACTAGCGACCAcatgaaacacagaaacatgcatccacacagaaaccacagcagagAAGCAGTAACAAAGCCAGACAACATTAAACGGGCAGATTCTCTAGAATCTCTAGAATTCTCTGAGTCCAGTCAgaaacattacacacacacaaactaggTTCTACAGAAGTCAGTCCAGTCAGTATTCTGGTTTCGCACTCTGGTCCATTTGGGAGTTAAAGCACCAAAGAACCTGGAATTCAGTGTAACTTAAACCCCAGTTATGAGATGAGCCCAACGAATCACCCACGTCCACATTTCAAACAGATCTCTCTACAAGGTCCATTTAAACCTTATAATAGATTTTTTTGGGGCTTAACTACCAACATTTCCCAAGTCTCCACCGAAGTTCCGACATTAAACTTAGAGTCTGTTATTAGAATGAAATGGGCCTTGATGTGACAGACAGTTCTGTTTATGGGTTTGTGCAGCTTTCATCCCTGAGGCCGATGAGAACACGCACAAGTCTGTTTTTAGATGCAGCActttgcttcctgctgctggtttcacaCCATTGGTTTCCCAGTTGGACTATTCTACAGAAGAAGCCCAGCAAAGCACTGACCGAGGCTAGAAGAACTGCTCTGGGTTCAGTGCTGCTTTAAGGGGGGTGTGACACGCAAACAGGTATCTGTCCTCCACAAATCAGTCATTTGAGTTGTTGAAGGAATTTTAGGTGATTCTACATGAAGCCAGAGTTTCTCCTATTACTCACAGTGGAGACAACCTGATCTACACTGCAGTTGGCAGGACTCAAAGACAAGTGGACCATCAAAAAGCAGGATCTGAATTGTGTAATTTCTGAACAAATTGCATGTGAGCTTCGGGACCTGACGTTGTGGCAAACAGCAGACACTGGTAATAGTTTCCATGCTGAGAATCGGCCTGAATTATTAATGAGTTAAAGGCCGATACCAAACACCTGCATCAGCTGCATCCACGGTTGGACTGAACACTGGACCTCATGATGCATCCAGCACTAACGCAGTAAAGACAACATATGATAAACCAGACTCTAGATAATAAAGAGGTCTGAACCTACTCTAACGTGTCAAAATCACAAAGTTTGTTTCTCAAAGAGAATCTAACATCATGGATCCTATAAGAAGCAAACCCATGTTTCTGTTCAGCCAaactgactaagagtcatagttGTGTTATGCCCAACACCCATTTAAATCCCAGCAGTAATGACtttctttattaattaaattgtaGCCATTAGAGATTAAATTCATCAGACTCTTCCAGGAAATTACATAAATGAATGTGCTCATCTTTAGATTTGCTGGTAGGACCTCTGTCCTGCCTACAGTACACTGCTGTTTACCTATACTATAATCATATTGAGATCACTAAAGTAAATATAGGTTCATACTAAATCTACTCTTTATTTCCAAAAATCTTGAAAAAAATCTTTGCGCAACCACCTGCATAAGAATAGTCTGCATGAATATTTTCAGTCCGGATCCATCATATCACAGCTCTGGTTACAGTCACTAATGATCTCTGTTAACTTCAGaataatggtctagtttcttTCCTCGTCTTGTTAGACCTTAGTGCTGCATGTGACACTATGCAATAAATTACCACATTCTATTGCACAGACTGGATTAAAGCAGCACTTGGATGGTTTAAATCGTGTTTATTGGATATTTTAGGCACAGGGATCAGCTTTGGAGTTCAGcaaggttctgtgcttggtccaatgctgttcagtctatacaggTCTCCTCTGAAACACTtcactaaacaaacacaacctttTCATTGCTATGCAGATGACATTCAGTTATACTATATATTAGTCAGGGATGGATAACTCATACTATTCCTATTTACCTTAAAATGCTCTGCTGGACATAAACCAAGATAAGACATTCACCTTTGCAACAACCTAATATTgttacagtttttgttttggtgCCTTTTCTCATGTGTATGTTGAATGTGAATGGAGTAAAAGGCTCTAAAAATGCAATGAAAGGGCAGAGGTCCTGTTGGTGGGACCACCGGCCACCAAGAGGGCTCTCTGCCGATAGGAATCAGCAGTGAcatttcccctcctctctggAAGATCCCTGCACTGACATTACAGCTAAGCATTTCAAAGGCCAAGTCAAATAGCTCTTTGATATTCAGTGGGGCCCGCTCTCTGGGGACCCTCGGCTCGGGGAATTATATAAAAAGAAGAGGGGACAAAGATTATCTGAGACCGAGACACTTTTCTTCACATGGGGAAACAGTAAAGGAAAAGTGACCAAACCCTCAGACTTCTGAACCTCATGAACAGAAATTACAAATGTTCAGTTGAAAAAGTAAACCTTTAATATCAACCTTTAAAAGAATCTAGGTCAGTGCAGGAACTTTTCAAGGCATTTGTGTTGGATGTAAGAGGTCAAGAGAGAAACTGTAACATGTTAAAATGCACTTCAATACCTAGCGCTGCCTGTAGACCAGTAAATGCCCAGAGCTTTTACTGGTCATCATtttatatttctgcttttagaacTTTGCGAAGGTCAAGGTGGTTCCAGTGAACCACATGTTGTGAGGAGGAACCAGAGCACAGCACTGACCTGGATTTTACACATGTCTCCACCGGTGAGCTACTGACGTCccaaattagaaaaaaatgagaaaatacaGCAAAGTGCTTCATTTTGACTCTCCCTGAGTTAGATACAGGCGAGAACGCCTGGGTTCTCCTGTTGCAGATACTGGTGGGGGTGCACTCACAGATGTCCACTGGCTTCACACACgcaagacaagattaaaatgcGGCGTTCAAGCTGTTGTAGTGGAGAAAGAcacttcctccttcctcgtccAAATTCCTTTGAGCAGTGTACACAGACACATGGTGCACCCTATGGTTATgacagctcctgtgtgtgtcctgtgattGATGAGCGCCAttccaaatgtgtttttattcaaagCAGTGGGAGTTTAAGTGCCTTGTGTGTGGCACATTAGGCAGAACACTCCAACTGCTGAATCGCACCCCTTCTGATTTCATCACTCATCTCTCTGAGGCTCTACATGACTCCAGGTCACAGACGGGTGGAGTTGAAAAATAGAACGTAGACCCTTCAGTTTGGTGGGAAAactttttttggttctcactatttactgtatgttgttttaGAGCTGCCGTGATTATATTATTAATCCAATGTCTCGCCAAGCAGGccttcatccacacacacagcctggacTCAGCTCCATCCAAACCATGAACGGTTGGTCTGGTTGGAGGTTGACGTCTTCATCAAAGCACACCACCAAGGGTCAGTGTGTCAACAACACTGTGTGCCAGCAGATCTCACAACATTTGGACGGCTACTTGTACTGTAGCAACAGCCTCCAGTGTTTAGGAGCCATGTGGGAGAACAGCCTCTTATGAGATCAGCACTGGAAGCTGACATTATCTCTGTGAGTGTCTGC
Protein-coding sequences here:
- the lmo4a gene encoding LIM domain transcription factor LMO4a translates to MVNSRGDAPAVAVMGGGGGGVTAGRLCAGCGGRIADRFLLFSMEQYWHTRCLKCSCCHAQLGEYSSTCYSKGGMILCKNDYIRLFGHSGACSACGQSIPASEMVMRAQGNVYHLKCFTCATCRNRLVPGDRFHYINGTIFCEHDRPGAVLLSGHPAPMQASAVMSDQKVC